A section of the Nitrospinota bacterium genome encodes:
- a CDS encoding lipopolysaccharide assembly protein LapA domain-containing protein: MSPKLIAGLVIVALVAIFIVQNTEVVEVKLYFWPIEMSRSLLLLGTLIIGFILGWINCKLMRK, encoded by the coding sequence ATGTCCCCTAAACTTATAGCTGGTTTAGTTATTGTAGCATTAGTAGCAATATTTATTGTGCAGAATACAGAGGTGGTAGAAGTAAAGCTCTACTTTTGGCCGATAGAGATGTCCAGATCCCTGCTTCTCTTGGGCACTTTGATTATCGGATTTATCCTGGGATGGATAAACTGTAAGCTAATGCGTAAATAA